The genomic stretch GCTATTGTGTGGATAAGACCGGAGCAGCGATCGATGTTCAGGCGGCTGCCCTAGATTGGCTGATTACAGATGCGCGGCAGGTACTTCCCGACGAACCTCCGGCTGAACACCAGGCGATCGCTGAATTGCTCGGTAATAGCGAGGCTAGTTTGTCTACGATGGAATCACCAGCTTAGACATGAATGATCACCTTGGATTTGTAGTAAAGCTAGTTGTGGCGTCAACGGCGATCGCCTATGGCATTAAAGTGGTAGGGCCTCTGCTTCCGATTCCGCCAACTAATGCGGTTGCCTTGGGGATTGTGATCCTCCCGACGGTTATTGTGGGGGGAATTTTAGGCTGGAACGCATGGTTTCAGTCCTGAGGGAAGTGCCCTATGCGAACCCTGGCCGATATCAATACCAAAATTGAGGCAAAACAAGTAACGGTTTGGACGGTTGAAGACGTTAAAGCGCGGGTCGGTGAGATGAGCATTGCCGAAATCGCCAAATCGGTAGATGTCATTACCTCCGGAACCTTCGAGCCGATGGAGTCTTCCGGTGCCATTCTGAACTTAGGCCATACCGATCCACCAATTAAAATTCGTCAATGTTGGTTGGATGGCGTACTAGCCTACTCCGGGTTTGGCGCTGTGGATTTGTACCTGGGGGCAACTCAGCCTACGGACTATGGCACGGGAAGTGAGCCGAACGACACCGACGAGCCCCGGGAACGGGGGGGTGGGCATGTGATCGCGGATCTCATTGCCGGGAAGTCGGTTCATTTACGAGCCATTGGGCAAGTGACGGATTGTTATACCCGTGCCTCCTTTGAAACCACGATTACGCGGGACACGATTAATCAGTTTTATCTCTACAACCCACGCAACCTGTACCAAAACTTTATTGTGGGGGTGAATGGGGGCGATCGCCCACTCTTCACCTACCTGGGTCCTCTTCAACCGCGCCTAGGGAATGCGGTCTACTCTAATCCAGGGGCAATTTCACCGCTTTTTAACGATCCAGAACTGCAACTGTTGGGCATTGGCTCCCGCATTTTCCTGGGTGGGGGTGTGGGCTATATCGCCTGGGAAGGGACACAGCATTTCCCCCTCCAAAAACGTTTACCTAATCAAACCCCAGTTGGCCCTGCCGCAACCTTAGCGTTAATCGGCGATGCTCGCCAGATGAATCCCCGATGGGTACGGGGATGTTTTTTCCGAGGGTATGGGCCATCCATCATGTTGGGGGTAGGGGTGGCGTTTCCGGTGATTGATGAAGAAGTTGTGCGGCGCTGCGCGATTCAGGATCAGGATGTAGTTGCACCTGTGGTTGATTTTTCGATTCCCCGCCGAGTGCGACCCACCTTTGGACTGGTCAGCTATGCCCAACTCAAGTCAGGCCGGATCACCATTGACGGTAAGACGGTTAGAACTGCCCCCCTCGCCAGCATTCACCTATCACGCCAGGTTGCAGAGGAATTGAAGACGTGGATTGAGCAAGGAACCTTTACGCTCACGGAACCCGTAATGCCGCTGCCAATGGATACGCTGTTCCGCGCTCAAGAGCGCTGGAGTGGACAGATCAATTTGGAGTAGTGGCAGGCAGGCAAAACCTTAAGGCGATCCGACTGCGCTTTAATGGGTCTAGGCACGGGAAACCAAACGAAAAGGCGTGCCCGATTTTTGCGCTATGGATCTATTTGATCAGCATCGCCAAATGTTGATTGCTCAGGAAGCTCCCCTTGCGGCTCGGATGCGCCCGCGCACCTTGGATGAATTTATTGGGCAAGATGCCATCATCGGCCAGGGACGGTTACTGCGCCGAGCCATCCAGGCGGATCAGCTTTCGTCACTCATTTTCTATGGCCCACCAGGAACGGGCAAGACAACCCTGGCGCAAATTATTGCCAATACCACCCGTGCCCACTTTATTCCGATCAACGCCGTGCTAGCGGGTGTAAAGGAGATTCGGGAGGCGATCGCCACAGCTCAGGATCGTCGGGGGATGCACGGACAGCGCACCATTCTATTTGTGGATGAAGTGCATCGGTTCAACAAAGCTCAGCAGGATGCACTACTCCCCTGGGTCGAAAACGGGACGGTGATTCTGATTGGCGCAACCACTGAGAATCCTTACTTTGAGGTGAACAAAGCCTTAGTCAGCCGATCGCGCTTGTTTCAGCTTAAACCGTTGAACGAGGATGATCTGCGGCAGGTGGTGCGGCAGACGTTGAGCGATGGCGATCGCGGCTATGGTCAACGTTCAATTCAATTGGACAAGGACGCGCTTGATCATTTGGTTAACGTGGCAAATGGCGATGCCCGTGCGTTGCTGAATGCGCTGGAATTGGCGGTTGAAACGACTCCACCTACGGATGGAACCATTCACATCTCCCTGACCGTCGCGGAAGAGTCGATCCAGCAACGGGCGGTGCTATACGACAAAGAAGGGGACGTTCACTTTGACACGATTAGTGCCTTTATCAAAAGTGTGCGCGGTTCTGACCCGGATGCGGCGCTCTACTGGCTGGCGCGTATGGTCTATGCCGGAGAAGATCCTCGCTTC from Synechococcales cyanobacterium T60_A2020_003 encodes the following:
- a CDS encoding homocysteine biosynthesis protein translates to MRTLADINTKIEAKQVTVWTVEDVKARVGEMSIAEIAKSVDVITSGTFEPMESSGAILNLGHTDPPIKIRQCWLDGVLAYSGFGAVDLYLGATQPTDYGTGSEPNDTDEPRERGGGHVIADLIAGKSVHLRAIGQVTDCYTRASFETTITRDTINQFYLYNPRNLYQNFIVGVNGGDRPLFTYLGPLQPRLGNAVYSNPGAISPLFNDPELQLLGIGSRIFLGGGVGYIAWEGTQHFPLQKRLPNQTPVGPAATLALIGDARQMNPRWVRGCFFRGYGPSIMLGVGVAFPVIDEEVVRRCAIQDQDVVAPVVDFSIPRRVRPTFGLVSYAQLKSGRITIDGKTVRTAPLASIHLSRQVAEELKTWIEQGTFTLTEPVMPLPMDTLFRAQERWSGQINLE